CTACCGCCACGACGACCACCAGGGCAACCGAGGGGCTGGCCTCCTTTCTGGCTGGCCTAAGCTTTGAGCGGATTCCCGCCGACGCGATCAACAGAACCAAAGACCTCTTTCTGGATTGGGTTGCCTCAGCCCTGGCAGGGCGTAACGCGAAGCCTGTCCAGGTTCTGGAGCGGTTCGCCGATCTGATGGGGCCGAACGATGGCCCTTGCGAAATCCTGGTTTCGCGCCGCCGCATCTCGCCGCTGTTTGCCGCGCTGGTCAATGGAGCCGCTTCGCATGTGGTCGAACAGGACGACCTACATAACGGCGCGGTCTTCCATCCCGCAACGGTGGTCTTTCCTGCTGTCCTGGCGGCAGCGCAGGCGCGCGGGGCATCAGGGCGCGAGGTATTGGCTGCTGCGGTGGCAGGCTACGAAGCGGGTGTGCGGGTTGGAGCCTTTCTGGGCCGCTCGCATTATCGCGTCTTTCACACCACCGGCACAGCAGGCACACTGGCCGCCGCGGCAGGGGCTGCGCATGTGCTGGGCGCAGACGAACCAATGATGCTGCACGCGCTGGGGTCGGCGGGAACGCAGGCCGCTGGCCTCTGGGAGTTTCTGCGCGACGCAGCCGACTCGAAGCAACTGCACACGGCGAAGGCCGCTGCGGATGGCTTGCTCGCAGCGTATATTGCCCGCGATGGTTTTACGGGAGCCAAGCGGATTCTGGAAGGCGAGCAGGGCATGGCGGCTGGGATGTCCAGCGATGCAGACTCGGGCAGGCTTACCGCCGACCTGGGCGAGCGTTGGGCGGTGCTGGAAACGTCCTTCAAGTTCCACGCCTCCTGCCGCCATACGCATCCTGCGGCGGATGCCTTGCTTCAGGCGATGCAAGACCACCATCTGCCCGCCAGTCAAATCGCGCGCGTGCGCGCCCGTGTGCATCAGGCGGCTATTGATGTGCTTGGTCCGGTGACAGACCCGCAAACGGTGCATCAAGCCAAGTTTTCGATGGGCTTTGTGCTGGCTTTGATTGCGTTCTATGGCCGCGCTGGAGTCACGGATTTTACCGATGATGCCCTGCGCAATCCACAGATTCGCGCATTTCTGGACCGTGTGGAGATGACTTTGGACCCTGAGATTGATGGCGCGTATCCAGAGCGTTGGATCGGGCTGGTAGAGATCGAGGCCGTTGATGGCCGCCGCTTCGTCTCCCGTGTTGATGTCCCCAAGGGCGACCCTGGCAACAGCCTGAGCCGCGCCGAGCTTGAAGACAAAGCTCGTCGGCTGGCATCCTACCAGCAGGGCACGTCAGGCGAGGAGATAGAGCAGGTGATTGCGCGTATCTGGCGGCTCGATCAAGAGCCGCATGTGCGTGACTTGCTGCCCACCTGAAAGAATAGGTCTCCCGCTGAGCGGCCAATTGAAGAGGAGCGTTATACCAGTAGCGCCGCCTTCCGGGCGGCGCTACTGGTGAGACGGACATGAGGATAAAAATGCTGCAAAGAGCGTATAGTATATAGAGAACTGAACTATATCTCTACGAGATAGTTATAAGGGGGTCTCGTTGAATCAAAGCGAATCGTCAATGGAACCAATGGAAAAAGAAGCCAGTGTTTCACGTGAAACATGGCAGGCGGGGGTAGATCGGGTTCGCCGGGCGGCTGATCTGGTCCGGGCGAATATTCGGCAGGTCATTGTTGGCAAGGACGCCGAGATTGATTTACTGCTCGTGGCTTTGCTCTGTGAGGGGCATGTGCTGATTGAGGATGTGCCTGGGGTTGGGAAGACAATGCTGGCGAAAAGTCTGGCGCGCTCGCTTGGCTGCACCTTTCAGCGCATCCAGTGTACGCCTGATCTGCTGCCATCGGACATTACCGGCATTAGTTATTTCAACCAGAAAACCAGCGATTTTGCCTTTCGCCCAGGGCCACTGTTGACGCAGATTGTGCTGGCAGATGAAATCAACCGGGCGACACCACGCACGCAATCAGCCCTGCTGGAAGCGATGGAGGAGCGCCAGATCAGCGTTGAGCGTGAAACCATGCCTCTCCCGCGCCCTTTCCTGGTGATTGCCACGCAGAATCCCATCGAACTGGAGGGGACGTTTCCGCTGCCGGAAGCACAGCTTGATCGTTTCCTGCTGCGCCTGCGGCTTGGCTACCCCGAAATGGAAGAAGAGCGCACGATGCTGCGGCGCTTTCGCCACGAGCAGCCGCTGCTTGATCTTCAGCCGGTCCTCGACGCCCAGGAATTGCTGGCGTTGCAGCAAATGGTGAAGGGGGTGATGGTGACTGAGCCAGTTGAAACCTACCTGCTTGATCTGGCGCGTGCTACGCGCAGCCAGAAGGTGATTGAACTGGGGGCTAGCCCGCGCGCGGCGCTGGCGCTGGAGCATGCCAGCCAGGCGCTGGCAGCTATCAACGGGCGTTCTTTTGTGCGACCGGATGAGATCAAGCGGCTGGCTCCAGCCGTTCTGGCGCATCGGTTAATTTTGAGCGCCCAGGCACGCTTGCGCGGACGCGCCGCCGAGCAGGCCATCACAGAACTGCTAGAGTCTGTGCCGACACCGGTTGAGGCGATTGGCCTGGATGCTCCCGTTGCGGCTGGCAGCGATCAGTAAAGGCAGAGGTGAGCCATGCAAGCGGGAGTTGATGAGGGAGCCTGGTTATCTGATGAACAGTTGCGGGCGCGCCGCCCCTGGTATATCGTGGCCTTTGTCCTGTTGATCGCCAGTGTCGTGTTCCATCAACCCCTGGTTTTTGTCGCGGGACTCCTGGCCCTGACGCTGGCGGTGGTCCCGGAACTCTGGTATCGGTTTTGCTTTGCGGGAGTGATCTATCGCAGGCAGCTAGAGGAGCGGCGCGCCTTTTTCGGTGAAACGATTACATTCCGACTAAGCGTGGAAAACCGCAAGGGCCTGCCCCTGCCCTGGCTGGAGGTCGAAGACGAGTTTCCTGAACCTCTGAAGCTTCACGGTGGAAGATTGGGACCGCATTACAAGCCACGGCGCATGATACTTGCGACGGCGCTCTCGCTCTGGTGGTTTCAGCGGGTCAGCAGGCGCTATCAGGTGCAATGTGTGGCGCGCGGCATTTTTACGCTGGGTCCGGTGCGGCTGCGCAGCGGCGATCCATTCGGCTTGCTGGTCCGCGATCAGCGTTTCGAAGAGCTTGATACGCTGTTGGTCTATCCGCCCATCCTGCCCATCGAACGTTTTGGTCTGCCCTCACGCCATCCATTTGGAGAGCGGGCTGCGCAGCGCCGCCTGC
Above is a genomic segment from Ktedonobacterales bacterium containing:
- a CDS encoding MoxR family ATPase; this encodes MEPMEKEASVSRETWQAGVDRVRRAADLVRANIRQVIVGKDAEIDLLLVALLCEGHVLIEDVPGVGKTMLAKSLARSLGCTFQRIQCTPDLLPSDITGISYFNQKTSDFAFRPGPLLTQIVLADEINRATPRTQSALLEAMEERQISVERETMPLPRPFLVIATQNPIELEGTFPLPEAQLDRFLLRLRLGYPEMEEERTMLRRFRHEQPLLDLQPVLDAQELLALQQMVKGVMVTEPVETYLLDLARATRSQKVIELGASPRAALALEHASQALAAINGRSFVRPDEIKRLAPAVLAHRLILSAQARLRGRAAEQAITELLESVPTPVEAIGLDAPVAAGSDQ
- a CDS encoding MmgE/PrpD family protein, coding for MTTATTTTRATEGLASFLAGLSFERIPADAINRTKDLFLDWVASALAGRNAKPVQVLERFADLMGPNDGPCEILVSRRRISPLFAALVNGAASHVVEQDDLHNGAVFHPATVVFPAVLAAAQARGASGREVLAAAVAGYEAGVRVGAFLGRSHYRVFHTTGTAGTLAAAAGAAHVLGADEPMMLHALGSAGTQAAGLWEFLRDAADSKQLHTAKAAADGLLAAYIARDGFTGAKRILEGEQGMAAGMSSDADSGRLTADLGERWAVLETSFKFHASCRHTHPAADALLQAMQDHHLPASQIARVRARVHQAAIDVLGPVTDPQTVHQAKFSMGFVLALIAFYGRAGVTDFTDDALRNPQIRAFLDRVEMTLDPEIDGAYPERWIGLVEIEAVDGRRFVSRVDVPKGDPGNSLSRAELEDKARRLASYQQGTSGEEIEQVIARIWRLDQEPHVRDLLPT